Proteins co-encoded in one Zalophus californianus isolate mZalCal1 chromosome 9, mZalCal1.pri.v2, whole genome shotgun sequence genomic window:
- the LOC113922353 gene encoding LOW QUALITY PROTEIN: olfactory receptor 10C1-like (The sequence of the model RefSeq protein was modified relative to this genomic sequence to represent the inferred CDS: deleted 1 base in 1 codon), which produces MSGSQSVCTTFTFLAFSSLAELEPVLFVVFLGIYLFTMGGNLIIISLIWVTPSLHTPMYFSLFNLSFLEMCYITSMVPQLLVHLLVETKTISVGRCAAQIYIFAILGLTECGLLAAMAYDRFVAICYPLHYTLLMGPCVCLKLAAASWTTGVVVESTQITCLFSLPFWGTGKMHHFFGDIMPVVKLVCVDTSHIETVMFAVSVLFIMTPYLLLLCPYLRILVTIVRIPPATGRRKAFSTCSSHILVVSLFYGAALFTYLQPKTAHAPETDKATAFMYTVVTPALKPIIYTLRNKEVKEAFQRETQRNPLRQMA; this is translated from the exons ATGAGTGGAAGTCAGTCTGTCTGTACCACATTCACATTTCTGGCTTTTTCCTCTCTAGCAGAATTAGAGCCTGTGCTCTTTGTTGTGTTTTTAGGCATCTACTTGTTTACTATGGGAGGAAACCTCATCATCATCTCCCTGATTTGGGTCACCCCTTCCCTGCACACTCCCATGTATTTCTCCCTGTTTAACCTCTCTTTTCTGGAGATGTGCTACATTACCAGCATGGTGCCTCAGTTGCTAGTTCACCTGCTGGTGGAGACCAAGACCATAAGTGTGGGTCGCTGTGCAGCACAGATATACATATTCGCCATCTTGGGACTGACAGAATGCGGCCTGCTAGCAGCCATGGCTTATGACCGCTTTGTAGCTATTTGTTACCCACTGCATTATACTCTCCTGATGGGCCCTTGCGTGTGTTTGAAATTGGCGGCAGCATCTTGGACAactggggtggtggtggagtcAACCCAGATCACCTGCCTCTTCAGTCTGCCCTTCTGGGGAACAGGAAAGATGCATCACTTTTTTGGTGACATCATGCCTGTAGTGAAACTGGTTTGTGTTGATACCTCCCACATTGAGACTGTGATGTTCGCTGTCTCTGTGCTCTTCATTATGACTCCCTATTTGCTCCTCCTGTGC CCTTACCTGCGAATTCTTGTAACCATCGTGAGAATCCCTCCAGCAACTGGCAGACGCAAAGCTTTCTCCACTTGTTCATCTCATATCCTGGTTGTTTCTCTGTTCTATGGCGCTGCCTTGTTCACTTATCTTCAACCAAAGACTGCACACGCTCCAGAAACAGACAAAGCAACTGCATTCATGTACACAGTGGTCACACCTGCTCTGAAGCCTATTATCTATACCTTGCGGAACAAGGAAGTAAAGGAAGCCTTTCAAAGGGAAACACAGAGGAATCCTCTTAGACAAATGGCCTAA